The Nitrosopumilus cobalaminigenes genome contains a region encoding:
- the acs gene encoding acetate--CoA ligase: MSETFEIGLGNNDNNLRKKADSDFESFWDEQAKNLSWFSPWEKTLDWQPPFAKWFVGGTINASYNALDIHQETKSSKSAILWEGENGDSRNITYGEIFIQVQKFANVLKSLGVQKGDRVTIYLPMVPELPIAMLACARIGATHTVIFSGFSATSIKDRVFDSKSKVIITADGGYRRGKIVPLKDVVDDAITELDFVEHVIVLERTKNKISITSKDKLWTELMNNVSDSCPAEKLPSDHPLYILYTSGTTGKPKGVLHGTGGYLTHLHSTFKWAFDIKDSDIFFCTADIGWVTGHSYVVYAPFLHGATQVMYEGAPDFPDASRMWDILQKYKVTIFYTTPTALRMFMKFGDDIPNSFDLSSLRLLGTVGEPINPEVWKWYFKTIGKEKCPIIDTWWQTETGGMLISFLPGIETIPLKPGSGTRPIPGVNITVVDENGDDVAPNTKGYLVIKNPWPGMLLTLWNDDAKYKTVYWSKYENCYYPGDYALKDDDGYLWLLGRADDVLKIAGHRIGTAELESCMVSHPDVAESAACGIPDEIKGEVIIAFVVLKQGVINDSNVLEKQLVDKIRTDIGAIATPKQIYFVSKLPKTRSGKIMRRLLKAIGNNEQIGDVSTLEDGAAVTEVKQVFDELQKSIKENLK, encoded by the coding sequence ATGTCAGAGACATTTGAAATTGGATTAGGAAATAATGATAATAATTTAAGAAAAAAGGCTGATTCTGACTTTGAATCCTTTTGGGATGAGCAGGCCAAGAATTTGTCTTGGTTTTCACCTTGGGAGAAAACCCTTGATTGGCAACCTCCTTTTGCAAAATGGTTTGTTGGAGGCACGATTAACGCCTCGTACAATGCCCTGGACATCCATCAGGAGACCAAATCCTCAAAATCTGCCATTTTGTGGGAGGGTGAAAATGGGGATTCTCGAAATATTACCTATGGGGAAATATTCATCCAAGTCCAAAAATTTGCAAATGTTCTCAAATCCCTTGGTGTTCAAAAAGGTGATAGAGTAACAATCTATCTTCCCATGGTTCCAGAACTACCAATTGCAATGTTGGCGTGTGCTAGAATTGGCGCTACTCATACTGTGATTTTTTCTGGATTTAGTGCAACCTCAATCAAAGATAGAGTATTTGATTCAAAATCCAAAGTCATCATAACTGCTGATGGTGGATATAGAAGAGGAAAAATTGTTCCACTCAAAGATGTTGTTGATGATGCAATTACAGAACTTGATTTTGTAGAGCATGTCATAGTTCTTGAGCGAACAAAAAATAAAATTTCCATTACCTCTAAAGATAAACTTTGGACTGAATTAATGAATAATGTTTCTGATTCATGTCCTGCTGAAAAATTGCCTAGTGATCATCCTCTTTACATATTGTATACTTCTGGAACCACAGGAAAACCAAAAGGTGTCTTACATGGTACTGGTGGGTATCTAACTCATTTACATTCTACATTCAAATGGGCTTTTGACATTAAAGATTCAGATATTTTTTTCTGTACTGCTGATATTGGTTGGGTTACAGGACATAGCTATGTTGTGTATGCTCCATTTCTTCATGGTGCAACTCAAGTGATGTATGAGGGTGCACCTGATTTTCCAGATGCATCGAGAATGTGGGATATATTACAAAAATACAAAGTTACAATTTTTTACACTACTCCTACTGCCCTGAGGATGTTTATGAAATTTGGAGATGACATTCCAAACTCATTTGATCTTTCAAGTTTACGATTGCTTGGAACCGTCGGTGAACCGATTAATCCTGAAGTTTGGAAATGGTATTTCAAAACCATTGGAAAGGAAAAATGTCCCATCATCGATACTTGGTGGCAAACTGAAACTGGAGGTATGTTGATTTCATTTCTTCCTGGAATTGAGACAATTCCTCTAAAACCTGGATCTGGAACGCGCCCAATTCCAGGCGTGAATATCACTGTAGTTGATGAAAATGGTGATGATGTTGCTCCAAATACCAAAGGATACTTGGTAATCAAAAATCCTTGGCCTGGAATGCTCTTAACTTTGTGGAATGATGATGCAAAATACAAGACTGTCTATTGGTCAAAATATGAGAATTGTTACTATCCTGGAGATTATGCTCTAAAAGATGATGATGGATATCTTTGGTTATTGGGAAGAGCCGACGATGTTCTAAAAATTGCCGGTCATAGAATTGGGACTGCCGAACTTGAAAGTTGTATGGTTTCTCACCCTGATGTTGCTGAATCTGCAGCTTGTGGGATTCCTGATGAAATTAAAGGTGAGGTGATAATCGCATTTGTAGTTTTAAAACAAGGTGTGATAAATGATTCTAATGTTTTAGAAAAACAACTAGTTGATAAAATTAGAACCGATATTGGCGCAATTGCTACTCCTAAACAAATCTATTTTGTTTCAAAATTACCAAAAACTCGAAGTGGAAAAATTATGCGAAGATTACTAAAGGCAATTGGTAATAATGAACAAATTGGAGATGTTAGTACACTCGAAGACGGTGCTGCTGTAACTGAAGTTAAACAAGTTTTTGACGAACTCCAAAAATCAATTAAAGAAAATTTAAAATAA
- a CDS encoding M20/M25/M40 family metallo-hydrolase, with amino-acid sequence MIHTKYVDSHMDDLVSDLQTLIRQPSVSAKNEGIEECAKLVQKLLKKSGIKSEILQLKKGVAPIVYGEIKSKQNPSKTLMFYNHYDVQPAEPFDLWDDPPFSGVRKGNKIFGRGATDDKGELITRIKAVEACLKTTGDVPCNIKFVIEGEEETGSEHIEDYLKKYKKKFSCDGVIWEFGYVDAKNRPIVGLGMKGLLFVELSVKESIRDAHSSLAVLIKNPAWRLIEAVNTLRNTDGKILIKDWYKDVSSLSKNDLKIIQKEPFDENVFKQEFGIKSFVGDKKGLEAKKAMVGGATCNIAGFVSGYTGDGAKTVLPGSALVKIDFRLIPKMDPKKQVSRLKKHLKSKGFSDVGIKVFHGEAAARTNSSHPFVSQVKDAADKSFGTSILNVSNAGTGPMYPFVEILKAPCISIGSTYMFSRIHSPNEFARVDLLKKTTKCMCLIMENFGKN; translated from the coding sequence ATGATCCATACAAAATATGTTGATTCCCACATGGATGATCTTGTTTCAGATTTGCAGACGTTAATTCGTCAACCCAGTGTGTCTGCAAAAAATGAGGGTATTGAGGAATGTGCAAAACTAGTTCAAAAACTATTAAAAAAATCTGGAATCAAATCTGAAATATTACAATTAAAGAAAGGTGTTGCTCCAATTGTCTATGGTGAAATAAAATCAAAACAAAATCCCTCAAAAACTTTAATGTTTTACAATCATTACGATGTACAACCAGCTGAACCTTTTGATTTGTGGGATGATCCTCCATTTAGTGGTGTCAGAAAAGGCAATAAAATTTTTGGAAGAGGTGCAACTGATGATAAAGGCGAACTCATTACTCGAATCAAAGCAGTTGAGGCTTGTCTAAAAACAACTGGTGATGTTCCATGTAACATAAAATTTGTAATTGAAGGAGAAGAAGAGACTGGCAGTGAACATATTGAAGATTATCTAAAAAAATACAAAAAGAAATTTTCATGCGATGGTGTTATCTGGGAATTTGGATATGTTGATGCAAAAAATAGACCTATAGTTGGTCTTGGAATGAAGGGACTACTTTTTGTAGAATTATCCGTCAAAGAATCTATCAGAGATGCACATTCTAGTTTAGCTGTTTTGATAAAAAATCCTGCATGGCGATTAATTGAGGCTGTAAATACACTTCGAAACACTGATGGGAAAATTCTCATAAAAGATTGGTACAAAGATGTTTCATCTTTATCAAAAAATGATTTGAAAATTATTCAAAAAGAGCCATTTGATGAAAATGTATTCAAACAAGAATTTGGGATAAAATCTTTTGTAGGGGACAAAAAAGGATTGGAGGCAAAAAAAGCGATGGTCGGTGGTGCCACATGCAATATTGCTGGATTTGTTTCAGGATATACTGGAGATGGGGCAAAAACTGTTCTTCCAGGTAGTGCTTTAGTGAAAATTGATTTTAGATTGATTCCTAAAATGGATCCTAAAAAACAGGTATCACGATTAAAAAAACATCTAAAATCAAAAGGATTCTCTGATGTTGGTATCAAAGTGTTCCATGGTGAAGCAGCTGCTAGAACAAATTCTTCACATCCCTTTGTTTCTCAAGTCAAAGATGCGGCAGACAAATCTTTTGGCACTTCTATTTTGAATGTTTCAAATGCTGGAACTGGTCCGATGTATCCTTTTGTTGAAATTCTAAAAGCTCCCTGCATTTCTATAGGCAGCACATACATGTTTTCAAGAATTCATTCTCCAAATGAATTTGCACGAGTTGATTTACTCAAAAAAACAACAAAGTGTATGTGTTTGATAATGGAAAATTTTGGAAAAAATTAG
- a CDS encoding PAS domain-containing protein, with the protein MPQTEARKTLKDAPVMWRRINSIGVILDCNSTYAANLGYAKSEIIGKAIFEHVPKESWEDMNNSLKIWFETGKVTDRKITFKKQNGDTFSGLLQATSLYDENKNLLGSNTVIFDLEQMTDEKIKEYQEFFKESNKRLDDIKEKEYDQLDENSKSEYDGLKKMFEMLSSINLEELKK; encoded by the coding sequence ATGCCTCAAACTGAAGCAAGAAAGACACTCAAAGATGCCCCAGTTATGTGGAGAAGAATTAACTCCATAGGCGTGATTTTGGACTGTAATTCAACATATGCTGCAAATCTAGGCTACGCAAAATCAGAAATCATAGGAAAAGCAATCTTTGAGCATGTCCCTAAAGAATCCTGGGAAGACATGAATAATTCTCTAAAAATTTGGTTTGAGACAGGCAAGGTAACAGATAGAAAAATTACATTCAAAAAGCAAAACGGAGATACATTTTCAGGATTATTGCAAGCAACAAGTCTTTATGACGAAAACAAAAACTTGCTTGGAAGTAATACAGTAATCTTTGATTTAGAACAAATGACAGATGAAAAAATTAAAGAGTATCAAGAATTTTTCAAAGAATCAAACAAAAGATTAGATGACATTAAAGAAAAAGAATATGATCAACTAGATGAGAATTCAAAATCAGAGTATGATGGATTGAAGAAAATGTTTGAAATGCTATCTTCAATTAATTTAGAAGAGTTGAAAAAATAA
- a CDS encoding PUA domain-containing protein yields MKSNLISKSETSSLLKTVSERWGIEIPKMKNVKVHQILDDAQIITGDGIKILKVEDDYLPFLSETEMLKKFPAVTVDMGAVKFMCKGANLMRPGIKEFGEFEKDKLVCIVEESQHKFLAVGKSLVSSSELESMEKGEVIKNIHYISDRFWETGKTIYD; encoded by the coding sequence TTGAAATCAAATTTAATTTCAAAAAGTGAAACTTCATCACTTTTAAAAACAGTTTCAGAAAGATGGGGAATTGAAATTCCTAAAATGAAAAATGTGAAAGTTCATCAAATTTTAGATGATGCACAAATAATCACAGGTGATGGAATAAAGATACTAAAAGTAGAAGATGATTATTTACCATTTTTATCAGAAACAGAAATGTTGAAAAAATTTCCAGCAGTTACAGTAGATATGGGCGCCGTCAAATTCATGTGTAAAGGTGCAAATTTGATGCGACCAGGAATCAAAGAGTTCGGAGAATTTGAAAAAGACAAGTTGGTTTGCATAGTAGAAGAATCACAACACAAATTTTTAGCAGTAGGTAAATCACTAGTATCAAGTTCAGAATTAGAAAGTATGGAAAAAGGCGAAGTCATTAAAAATATACATTATATTTCAGATAGATTCTGGGAAACAGGCAAAACGATTTACGATTAA
- the fen gene encoding flap endonuclease-1: MGLNLKELVIREKTTLEAFSNKVIAIDAYNAIYQFLASIRGPDGLQLTDAEGRITSHLSGLLYRNVNFLSLGIKPVYVFDGKPPSLKTAEIERRKQIKKDATVKYEKAVAEGNMEDARKFAQQTTSMKDGMVKDSKEFLTYFGIPYIEAPSEGEATAAHLTNTGQAYASASQDYDSILCGAKRLVRNFTSSGRRKIPNRNTYIDVLPEIIETQKVLDSIEMTREELIDVGILIGTDFNPNGFERIGPKTAMKLIKQHSRLEDIPQIQEQLEEIDFQQIREIFLNPEVADVDEIVFNDVDHEGVMKYLKERSFSEDRIQSTLNRLKKALEKKSQNLDQWF; this comes from the coding sequence ATGGGATTAAACCTAAAAGAATTGGTGATAAGAGAGAAAACAACTCTAGAGGCATTTTCAAATAAAGTGATAGCAATTGATGCTTACAATGCAATTTACCAGTTTTTGGCAAGTATCAGAGGACCGGATGGATTACAACTAACAGATGCAGAAGGGAGAATTACCAGCCACCTAAGCGGATTATTATACAGAAATGTGAATTTCTTATCACTAGGAATTAAACCAGTTTATGTTTTTGATGGAAAACCCCCATCACTGAAAACTGCTGAAATTGAGCGCAGAAAACAAATCAAAAAAGATGCCACTGTAAAATATGAAAAAGCAGTTGCAGAAGGAAATATGGAAGATGCAAGGAAATTTGCACAGCAAACAACTAGCATGAAAGATGGAATGGTAAAAGACTCAAAAGAATTTCTAACATATTTTGGGATTCCATACATTGAAGCACCATCAGAAGGTGAGGCAACTGCAGCTCATCTAACAAATACAGGTCAAGCATATGCATCTGCCAGTCAAGATTATGATTCTATTTTATGCGGGGCAAAAAGACTAGTAAGAAATTTCACCAGTAGCGGAAGAAGAAAAATTCCAAATAGAAATACCTACATTGACGTATTACCAGAAATTATTGAAACTCAAAAAGTATTAGATTCCATTGAAATGACAAGAGAAGAATTAATCGATGTAGGAATTTTAATTGGTACAGATTTTAATCCAAACGGATTTGAAAGAATTGGCCCAAAGACGGCAATGAAACTAATCAAACAACATTCCAGATTGGAAGACATTCCCCAAATTCAAGAACAGTTAGAAGAAATAGATTTTCAACAAATAAGAGAGATATTTCTAAATCCAGAAGTTGCAGATGTGGATGAAATTGTATTCAATGATGTCGATCATGAAGGAGTAATGAAATATCTTAAAGAAAGGAGTTTTTCTGAGGATAGAATTCAATCAACTCTAAACAGATTAAAAAAAGCTTTAGAGAAAAAGAGTCAAAATCTCGATCAATGGTTCTAA
- a CDS encoding proteasome subunit beta, with protein sequence MSMYMPGATAVGITFDGGVVFASEKRIAFGNFLVSKSTKKTFPITPKVGATCAGLVADMQILSLQISALAKIRKMELKRDVPPNTVAKMMSNMMYERRYFPLLTQVIVGGVVDKPIMYTLDPLGSVLPDEYAAVGTGAEMALGVLDPQFKPNMSKDEAIDLAKRAVRSAALRDSASGDGLDVLVITKDGTEEFTEEIK encoded by the coding sequence ATGTCAATGTATATGCCAGGAGCAACTGCTGTTGGAATTACTTTTGATGGTGGTGTAGTTTTTGCTAGTGAGAAAAGGATCGCATTTGGAAACTTTCTTGTAAGTAAATCTACAAAGAAAACATTCCCAATTACTCCAAAAGTTGGTGCAACTTGTGCTGGTCTTGTCGCTGATATGCAAATTCTATCTTTACAAATTTCTGCTCTTGCTAAAATTAGAAAAATGGAACTCAAAAGAGATGTTCCTCCAAACACTGTCGCTAAAATGATGTCAAATATGATGTATGAAAGAAGATATTTCCCATTATTGACTCAGGTAATTGTTGGTGGTGTTGTCGATAAACCAATCATGTATACTTTGGACCCATTAGGTTCAGTACTTCCTGATGAATATGCTGCAGTAGGAACTGGAGCTGAAATGGCATTAGGTGTCTTAGACCCACAATTCAAACCAAACATGAGTAAAGATGAAGCAATTGATTTGGCAAAACGAGCAGTTCGTTCAGCCGCACTTAGAGATTCAGCAAGTGGTGATGGTTTGGATGTGCTAGTTATTACAAAAGACGGTACTGAAGAGTTTACTGAAGAAATCAAATAA
- a CDS encoding NAD(P)H-hydrate dehydratase codes for MVRKNLTLSIVKKFIPARKAKSRKGDNGITLVVGGSYIYHGAPILSSLAALKCGTDLVYTSVPKINVTPTRAISPNLIVIPLVDQKLTLGAVNKLIGALPRNLHSATIGMGLAIQERNSLLHFVKSLLDRDVRLSLDASALIPEVLPILANKNVVVTPHAGEFKRLFGESPSNSKNERIKLVENKAKEFGITVLLKGATDVISNGSTTYLNEKKTPAMTVGGTGDVLSGLVAGLLSNNRNPLESAAAATFINGLAGKSAQKKLGLHMTSMDLLNEIPYVMKPFDRIV; via the coding sequence ATGGTGAGAAAAAATCTAACTTTATCTATTGTAAAAAAATTCATTCCTGCTAGAAAAGCAAAATCACGAAAAGGTGACAATGGAATTACATTGGTTGTAGGTGGAAGTTACATCTACCATGGAGCTCCAATTTTATCCTCACTTGCCGCGTTGAAATGTGGCACGGATCTTGTTTACACTTCAGTTCCTAAAATTAATGTCACTCCAACTCGCGCTATTTCTCCAAATCTAATTGTCATTCCTCTAGTTGATCAAAAACTAACTTTGGGTGCTGTAAACAAGCTTATTGGTGCATTACCTCGCAATCTTCATTCTGCAACAATTGGAATGGGGTTGGCAATTCAAGAAAGAAATTCCTTGCTACATTTTGTTAAATCATTATTGGATAGAGATGTTCGTTTATCTTTAGATGCAAGTGCTCTGATTCCTGAAGTGTTGCCCATATTGGCAAACAAGAATGTTGTAGTTACTCCGCATGCTGGAGAGTTTAAAAGATTGTTTGGTGAATCACCCTCCAACTCTAAAAATGAAAGAATCAAACTTGTTGAAAATAAAGCAAAAGAGTTTGGAATTACCGTATTACTAAAAGGTGCAACTGATGTGATTTCAAATGGCTCGACTACTTATCTCAATGAGAAAAAGACTCCTGCAATGACTGTTGGTGGTACTGGTGATGTTCTATCTGGATTAGTTGCTGGATTATTGTCAAATAATAGAAATCCTTTAGAATCTGCTGCTGCTGCAACATTCATCAATGGATTGGCAGGTAAATCCGCTCAAAAGAAGCTCGGATTACATATGACCTCGATGGATTTATTGAATGAAATTCCCTATGTGATGAAGCCATTTGATAGAATTGTGTGA
- a CDS encoding DoxX family protein has translation MTTAEIREKFLNDIVFMGLRSTIGVIFILHSIGKFSPGFAENLPNMGLPAEMAIPIALAELVPGILLIIGVLSRLSASLISIIMLGAIFMVKGASAITGKGGVELDLILLASALVIMIAGPGRISLAQAIKKIPRCLH, from the coding sequence TTGACTACTGCTGAGATTAGAGAAAAATTTCTAAATGATATCGTCTTCATGGGATTAAGATCTACCATAGGTGTGATCTTTATTCTTCACAGCATAGGAAAGTTTAGTCCAGGATTTGCAGAAAACTTACCGAATATGGGATTACCAGCTGAAATGGCAATTCCAATTGCATTGGCAGAATTAGTTCCAGGGATTTTGTTAATCATCGGAGTACTAAGTAGACTATCAGCATCTTTGATTTCAATAATTATGCTAGGTGCAATATTCATGGTCAAAGGAGCATCAGCCATTACAGGAAAAGGTGGTGTAGAATTAGATTTGATTTTACTTGCATCAGCATTAGTAATTATGATTGCAGGTCCAGGAAGAATTTCACTTGCTCAAGCCATCAAAAAGATTCCTAGATGTTTACACTAA
- a CDS encoding CdvA-like protein, whose product MTNDDIEIIGKNVKDMYGTFMGKVVGTITDIDGSIQSVGIDCGSQGLQQIQYEQLVVQGEVVIFIPKWRLDSQRLIREKQLTLRRLKALIDIVSENDDMKADAEIIHEKYKSKLVSLDETEHEIKAILEARLTELNDQMKSAKMLSFDAKVQYKSNEISDATFETVKSCTTEVIEHVTHETAEIANVKSRIADLELEVQEITAPPTPDIQESARSYLETSEQEQQVVQTILPEVPVESTIIPSEPIEAPSTPIPEPPTESEVTFAFPEPPQQVTADTSKDDNDNDWLARMEAQ is encoded by the coding sequence ATGACAAACGACGATATCGAAATTATCGGTAAAAATGTCAAAGACATGTACGGAACATTCATGGGTAAAGTCGTAGGAACAATAACAGATATTGACGGAAGTATTCAATCCGTTGGCATTGACTGCGGTTCACAAGGATTACAGCAAATCCAATATGAACAATTAGTAGTTCAAGGCGAAGTTGTTATATTCATTCCAAAATGGAGACTAGACTCACAAAGACTCATTCGAGAAAAACAATTAACTCTACGTCGATTAAAAGCATTGATTGACATAGTTTCTGAAAATGATGACATGAAAGCAGATGCAGAAATCATTCATGAAAAATACAAGTCAAAACTTGTATCATTAGATGAAACAGAACACGAAATCAAAGCAATTCTTGAGGCAAGATTGACTGAGCTAAATGATCAAATGAAGTCCGCAAAAATGTTATCGTTTGATGCAAAAGTACAATACAAGAGCAATGAAATCTCTGATGCAACATTTGAGACTGTGAAATCATGCACAACTGAGGTAATTGAGCATGTAACTCACGAAACCGCAGAAATCGCAAATGTAAAGAGTAGAATTGCAGACCTTGAATTGGAAGTGCAAGAGATAACAGCCCCTCCAACACCAGACATCCAAGAATCAGCCCGTTCATATCTGGAGACTTCTGAACAAGAACAACAAGTAGTTCAGACAATACTTCCAGAAGTACCAGTCGAATCAACAATAATACCTTCAGAACCAATTGAGGCCCCTAGTACCCCTATACCAGAACCTCCTACTGAATCTGAGGTAACATTTGCATTTCCAGAACCACCCCAACAGGTGACAGCAGATACTTCAAAAGACGACAATGATAACGATTGGCTTGCTAGAATGGAAGCACAATAA
- the msrB gene encoding peptide-methionine (R)-S-oxide reductase MsrB produces MAEKIEKSPEEWKEQLTPDQYEICINHGTEPPFSGKYNDTKLEGNFKCTCCGEELFSSDSKFDSGSGWPSFWKPISEDKIEYISDTTYGMVRTEVNCKKCGAHLGHVFDDGPKPTNERYCINSISLQHEKDKE; encoded by the coding sequence ATGGCAGAAAAAATAGAAAAAAGCCCAGAAGAATGGAAAGAGCAGTTAACACCAGACCAATATGAGATTTGCATAAACCATGGAACAGAGCCACCATTTTCTGGAAAATACAACGATACAAAACTTGAAGGGAATTTCAAGTGTACTTGTTGTGGAGAAGAACTTTTTTCATCAGATTCAAAATTTGATTCAGGTTCAGGATGGCCAAGTTTTTGGAAACCAATATCTGAAGACAAAATAGAATACATTTCAGACACAACTTACGGCATGGTTCGTACTGAAGTGAACTGTAAAAAATGTGGAGCACATCTTGGTCACGTATTTGATGATGGTCCAAAGCCCACAAATGAAAGATATTGTATAAATTCAATTTCACTTCAACACGAAAAAGACAAAGAATGA
- a CDS encoding FAD-dependent thymidylate synthase: MSEFSIKEKKILSDHFSNTEGNVFAIITPRQVDRGALMSRYSRTDKSMRRIFLDEFLQNKNRGEEFYNRVLLEYGDDSVAELGEAQIAIEGLSNIAVKKIEDRRIGLSYLEKSSRYVAWNKKENGKYRFYRDPEIMKSRYADMYEESCNFSFDIYSKNIEPMVNYVREKYPIEKYSFKDSKDGKEKLFSKLKNESDIKSANMIYRGSTKAKALDILRGLLPASTLTNVGITGNGRAFEYLLTVLGSSELKEEQELASKIKKELDTTIKSFVRRADDKYGKAFQKYLKDIKNKSKSITAKEIKSNPKKGTITKLVDYESEKNAIDKIITSIMYEQSPSTSYQNIFQQVKKISKEKKVKIINEFTKIRTNRRHRPSRAFENVYYTFDLCNNYGMFRDFHRHRALTLERQLLTTDHGYNMPNEIKILGIEKDFKDSMNKTKETFDKIRTKYPEQGQYVVNFGYNYPYFMKFNLREACHLIELRTVPQGHVDYRRVAQQMFNQINKVHPNLSKIMKYVDMKEYDLERFESEKRTEEKRKKLKK; this comes from the coding sequence TTGTCTGAGTTCTCAATTAAAGAAAAAAAAATTCTATCAGATCACTTTTCAAATACAGAAGGAAATGTCTTTGCAATAATTACTCCACGGCAAGTTGATCGTGGTGCATTGATGTCACGATATAGTAGAACTGACAAAAGTATGAGACGAATATTTCTTGACGAATTTTTACAAAACAAAAACAGAGGTGAGGAATTTTACAATCGAGTACTTTTAGAATATGGCGATGATTCAGTTGCAGAGTTAGGTGAAGCACAGATTGCAATTGAAGGATTGTCAAACATTGCAGTAAAAAAAATTGAAGATAGAAGAATTGGATTGTCATATTTAGAAAAATCTTCAAGATATGTTGCATGGAATAAAAAAGAAAATGGAAAGTACAGATTTTACAGAGATCCTGAAATTATGAAATCAAGATATGCAGACATGTATGAAGAAAGTTGTAATTTTTCATTTGACATTTATTCAAAAAATATAGAACCTATGGTGAATTATGTCAGAGAAAAATATCCAATAGAAAAATATAGTTTTAAAGATTCCAAAGACGGAAAAGAAAAATTATTTTCTAAATTAAAAAATGAATCAGACATAAAATCAGCAAATATGATTTATCGCGGTTCAACAAAAGCTAAAGCACTAGATATTCTTAGAGGATTACTACCAGCATCCACATTAACTAATGTTGGAATAACTGGGAATGGACGAGCATTTGAATATCTTTTAACAGTTCTAGGCTCATCTGAGCTAAAAGAAGAGCAAGAATTAGCCTCAAAAATCAAGAAAGAGCTTGACACTACAATCAAATCATTTGTCAGAAGAGCAGACGACAAGTATGGAAAAGCATTCCAAAAATATCTCAAAGATATTAAAAATAAATCAAAATCAATCACTGCAAAAGAAATTAAATCAAATCCAAAAAAAGGAACAATAACAAAACTTGTAGATTATGAATCAGAAAAAAATGCTATTGACAAAATAATTACCAGTATTATGTATGAGCAATCACCAAGTACTTCTTATCAAAACATTTTCCAACAAGTCAAAAAAATATCAAAGGAAAAGAAAGTCAAAATAATTAATGAATTTACAAAAATTCGAACAAATAGACGCCATAGACCATCAAGAGCATTTGAAAATGTCTATTATACATTTGATTTGTGCAACAATTATGGGATGTTCAGAGACTTTCATAGACACAGGGCATTAACTCTTGAAAGACAACTACTAACAACAGATCATGGTTACAATATGCCAAATGAAATTAAAATTCTTGGAATCGAAAAGGATTTCAAAGATAGTATGAACAAAACAAAAGAAACATTTGATAAAATTAGAACAAAATATCCTGAACAAGGACAGTATGTTGTAAACTTTGGATACAACTATCCATACTTCATGAAATTCAATTTAAGAGAAGCTTGTCATCTGATTGAATTAAGAACAGTCCCACAAGGACATGTAGATTACAGAAGAGTTGCACAACAAATGTTCAATCAAATAAACAAAGTTCATCCGAATCTAAGTAAAATTATGAAATATGTAGACATGAAAGAATATGATTTAGAAAGATTTGAATCTGAAAAAAGAACAGAAGAGAAGAGAAAAAAACTGAAAAAATAG